From one Kwoniella dejecticola CBS 10117 chromosome 2, complete sequence genomic stretch:
- a CDS encoding glyceraldehyde-3-phosphate dehydrogenase, type I: protein MDSVPIAVTDHTSLPRVGINGFGRIGRALFRLMLERDDLLLVAVNHTAHSSEHLMTAIMHDSTHGKFRLGADLSICPEDHPGLLQPTLNNPKPSALMFRGRLIHLFSERDATKLDWSSAKADFIMESTGKLTTKEKAEVHIKQGKAKKVLISAPSKDTLNCVYGVNHHVYTGEDDVLSNASCTTNCLAPLALVLQRAFGVETGMMTTIHASTASQKVLDGFSTKDIRQGRSAMGNIIPATTGAAQAVVRVLPELAGKFHGISVRVPVTNVSLVDLTVTLSTPVKSKEDLIRPFRAAAARRPIQSSTPHPDGPALAGVLGVSDEKLVSSDYLSSTQSSILDVDATVMLNDRTAKIVAWYDNEWGFSSRMCDLVAYMARRSEMA from the exons ATGGACTCAGTGCCTATAGCAGTCACAGATCATACAAGCCTTCCTCGAGTCGGCATAAATGGCTTCGGCCGTATCG GCCGAGCACTTTTCCGTTTGATGCTCGAACGGGATGATCTGCTCTTAGTAGCAGTGAACCATACCGCGCATTCATCAGAACATCTCATGACAGCCATCATGCACGATTCGACCCACGGAAAATTCAGACTAGGTGCAGATCTGTCTATATGTCCTGAAGATCATCCTGGACTGCTTCAACCCACCTTAAATAACCCAAAGCCTTCAGCATTAATGTTCCGAGGAAGGCTCAttcacctcttctccgaGAGAGACGCCACTAAGCTGGATTGGTCTTCGGCAAAAGCAGACTTCATCATGGAATCAACCGGAAAATTGACTACCAAGGAGAAAGCGGAAGTGCATATTAAGCAAGGAAAAGCTAAGAAAGTCTTGATATCCGCGCCAAGCAAGGATACTTTGAACTGTGTATACGGTGTCAATCATCATGTGTATACGGGCGAAGACGACGTGTTGAGTAACGCTTCTTGTACG ACAAACTGCTTGGCTCCTTTAGCATTGGTCTTGCAGCGTGCTTTTGGTGTGGAGACGGGAATGATGACGACCATACATGCTAGTACGGCCAGTCAGAAGGTGCTAGATGGGTTCAGCACGAAAGATATcagacaag GTCGGTCTGCTATGGGAAATATAATACCTGCAACCACTGGGGCTGCTCAGGCAGTCGTCAGAGTCCTACCCGAATTAGCAGGCAAATTTCACG GTATATCCGTCAGAGTCCCAGTCACCAACGTATCCCTCGTCGATCTTACAGTCACCTTATCTACACCGGTGAAATCCAAGGAAGACCTGATCCGACCATTCAGGGCGGCAGCTGCTAGGCGACCCATTCAATCGTCTACGCCTCATCCTGATGGACCCGCTCTGGCAGGCGTATTAGGTGTATCCGACGAAAAGTTGGTCTCGTCAGATTACCTGTCGTCCACTCAGAGTAGTATATTGGATGTGGACGCTACTGTCATGCTCAATGATCGGACTGCGAAGATTGTAGCTTGGTACGACAATGAATGGGGATTCTCGTCCAGAA TGTGTGATCTCGTGGCTTATATGGCCAGACGTAGTGAGATGGCGTAG